The Papaver somniferum cultivar HN1 chromosome 3, ASM357369v1, whole genome shotgun sequence genome includes a region encoding these proteins:
- the LOC113362232 gene encoding oxysterol-binding protein-related protein 4C-like, which produces MVTEDKGMSQTKKSAALTPPLSIDTSEADYTAPNLIQRVFSLFKNVRRGSDLTKFQLSPLFNLPKSSSQCFGESLYCIGGSDDILNRCNEGKSSIDRFTAVVAWSISTTRPVIFGLAPFNPIVRETHHVSNGTLNVLLEQVSHHPPVTALHATDEKRKLEMIWSQQTIPKFYGTLVEAVVQGKRELNLLNHGENYVMNTPKLLIRFIPVPRTDWTGNTTIRCEESALLAELCFTGKSFLGFGGNNRSVKGRIIDTSTSKTIYEVDGHWDRVVTIKDVIMCTSVLALSGNQDI; this is translated from the exons ATG GTAACTGAAGACAAGGGTATGTCCCAAACTAAGAAATCAGCAGCCCTGACGCCACCGTTATCAATTGATACATCAGAAGCTGATTACACGGCCCCAAATCTAATACAAAGAGTTTTCAGCCTTTTCAAGAATGTCCGACGTGGATCCGATCTTACCAAATTCCAG CTTTCACCCCTCTTTAATTTGCCAAAATCATCTTCGCAATGTTTTGGGGAGTCACTCTATTGCATCGGTGGTAGCGATGATATCTTAAATCGATGCAACGAAGGAAAGAGTTCAATTGACAGGTTTACTGCAGTCGTCGCATGGAGTATATCAACAACACGTCCGGTGATATTTGGTTTAGCTCCCTTTAATCCGATTGTCCGCGAAACCCATCATGTATCGAATGGAACCTTAAATGTTCTACTTGAGCAGGTCTCACATCACCCACCGGTTACGGCACTGCACGCAACAGATGAGAAAAGGAAACTGGAGATGATTTGGTCACAACAAACAATACCCAAATTCTATG GGACTTTAGTTGAAGCAGTGGTACAAGGCAAGAGAGAATTGAATCTCTTAAACCATGGTGAAAATTATGTGATGAATACTCCGAAACTGTTAATAAGATTCATTCCAGTTCCAAGAACGGATTGGACAGGGAATACAACCATTCGATGTGAAGAGTCAGCTCTTCTAGCAGAGTTATGTTTCACTGGGAAATCTTTTCTAGGATTCGGTGGTAATAATAGATCAGTGAAAGGGAGGATTATTGATACTTCGACATCGAAAACAATCTATGAGGTTGACGGGCACTGGGACAG AGTTGTTACTATAAAGGACGTTATAATGTGTACTTCGGTACTTGCACTTTCTGGAAACCAAGACATTTAG
- the LOC113358869 gene encoding protein FAM32A-like: MSEYENVVVGKLKLKGKALDVKAGGLKKKKKQKKVQYERIAEIKESELSTGSGGTGLSADAVEEDANETNELGQKERPASIDDHLTPAERRYIEQRERIDVRRLAKTSNKSHRDRIQDFNQYLANMSEHYDIPKVGPG, encoded by the exons ATGTCGGAATATGAGAATGTTGTTGTTGGGAAGCTGAAGCTTAAAGGGAAAGCACTCGATGTGAAGGCGGGagggttaaagaagaaaaagaaacaaaagaaagtgCAGTATGAACGAATTGCTGAAATTAAAGAAAGTGAGCTCTCAACAG GTAGTGGAGGCACTGGATTGTCCGCAGATGCTGTTGAGGAGGATGCAAACGAGACCAATGAGTTAGGACAGAAAGAGCGTCCTGCTAGTATCGATGATCATCTCACACCAGCTGAGAGGCGTTATATTGAGCAAAGGGAAAGAATCGATGTCCGCAGGCTGGCAAAGACTTCAAACAAATCTCACCGTGATCGCATTCAAGATTTCAATCAGTATCTGGCAAACATGAGTGAGCACTACGACATTCCTAAAGTTGGTCCCGGCTAA
- the LOC113360799 gene encoding polyadenylate-binding protein 3-like, with product MDTLDKDLKWPCLTYGPVVRVAGPEIKEMEDRAVVAFENRNDAQKAIDSLNGSTFKGRVITVEWCSAPGLQKNSCRHCSKTDSNLIAYKTMGKYVQNAIRVRNCAGKTDRSEIEGLCGTIGPVFCVFEPGLYYEGKGHLGLLVAFENKEDAVKAVDTLNGSLFKGRILKVEWPSTIYQGLG from the exons ATGG ATACCCTCGACAAAGACTTGAAATGGCCGTGCCTTACTTATGGCCCAGTTGTTCGTGTTGCTGGTCCTGAAATTAAGGAGATGGAAGACCGAGCTGTGGTAGCATTTGAGAACAGGAATGATGCACAAAAGGCAATTGACAGTCTTAATGGTTCCACTTTCAAGGGTCGTGTTATCACGGTCGAGTGGTGTTCTGCTCCGGGCCTCCAGAAAAATTCATGCAGGCATTGTTCCAAGACTGACTCGAATTTGATTGCTTATAAGACGATGGGCAAGTATGTCCAAAACGCTATCCGTGTTAGAAACTGCGCAGGAAAGACGGACAGGTCGGAAATAGAGGGGCTATGCGGTACTATTGGGCCAGTCTTTTGTGTCTTTGAGCCTGGATTGTATTATGAGGGCAAGGGACATCTAGGTTTGCTGGTGGCCTTTGAGAACAAGGAAGATGCAGTGAAGGCAGTTGACACGCTCAACGGTTCCCTTTTTAAGGGTCGCATTCTCAAAGTTGAGTGGCCTTCTACGATATATCAAGGGTTGGGATAG